CACGGACAGACGCGGTCGCGGTCGAGCTGCCAGCACTTTCGGTGCCTGCTCCGCCCGAACCCGAGCCACAGATCGAATCCCCTGCTCTGGAGCCGCAAGTCGACTATTCGGAGCAGCTGGCCAAACTGGAAGCCTTGCGTGAGCAACGCTTGGCCCAACTCCAAGAGACGCGCCTGCAGCTCTCGGGCTTGGAAGATCACAGTCATCGCTTGACCGAGCAGATCAAAAAACTACGCGCCGACATTGCCGTCCTGGAAGGGGAAACGACCAATGTTACCGGTAGTGCGGACGATTTCGAAACGCAGAAGCAAAAACTACGGCAGCAAATCGCCGAGGCAGAAGCAGAACTTGCCAAAGTCCGTGAAGAAGCCGAGAAACGCAAGCCTGCGTATGCGTTGGTTCCCTACGAAGGACGTAGCGGCACCCGGCGGCAGCCGATTTACATCGAATGCACGGCCGACCGAGTGATTATTCAACCGGAAGGAATTGGTCTTACCGGCAACGATTTCCAACCTCCGCTTGGTCCTGGCAACCCTTTGGCGGCGGCACTCCGAACGATTCGCGAATATCGGGAAGGCCAAGGGATCGGCAATCAAGGAAGCCCCTATCCTCTGCTCATCGTTCGCCCGAATGGAGCGGAGTCGTACTCGGCTGCTCGCGATGCGCTGGATGGCTGGGACGATGAATTCGGCTACGAACTAGTTGATGAAGAAACCGAGCTGGCCTACCCACCCGCCGACCGTTTCTTAGCCAAACGCTTGGTGGAAACCGTGGAACTAGCCCGCCGCAGGAAGTTTGCCATCATGATGGCTGCCCCGAAGAAATATGGCCGGATTGAAGATCAATACCTGGTCGCCACTCGCAACGGTGGCTTTCAAGCGGTTGGCGGTGGTGGCAAAGACGAAAGCTTCTTGGAAAACCGATTCATCCATGGCAACGGCAAAAGTGCCTTTGGAGAGAAGCTGGGGGGCTCTGGCTTAAACGGTGGGGGAGAAGCATTCAACGCGCCAGAAGATTCGAACATGCAACCGAGGGAACAGCAAGGACAGCAGGGGTTTTACCCTCAGAACGCCCCTGCAGCAGCACAGAACAACAATAGCAACGGGCAAGAAGGGTCTCCGTACGAACGTCAAGGAGCAACACCTGATGGTGCCCAAAATGGCAACTCCGGTACCACCGGCAACCGACCTTCCATGGGACAGCCCATGGCCGCGAAGCGTGGCAGCAACTGGGCCTTACCCAATGCGACACCGCGCAGCACAGCCATCACGCGTCCCGTTCATTTGGTTTGCAGTGGCGAGCAAATGACCTTGGTCCAGGAACGAGGCGTCTTGGGGCCCGCTGAAACGGTCCCAGTCGACGGAGACATGGAAGCCGCTGCCGATAAACTAGTTCGCTTGATTCATACCCGTATCGATAGCTGGGGTATCGCTGGCCGCAACTTCTATTGGAAGCCGGTCTTAGAGGTCACCGTCGAACCAGGCGGCGACGCGGTGGTCCGCCAGTTGGAAACTCTGTTCTATGGTTCGGGAATCGAGGTAAAACGCAAGTGAGACGCCCGGCCAGAAAAGCAAACGGCGATCAAAACGCCCCCTCGCTCGATTCGTTTCTCGACGTGGTAACCAACCTCGTGGGGATCTTGATTATTTTGATCATGGTGGTTGGCATCACGACACGTGACGCGTTATTCGACGCGGCAACCACCAGTTCGGAAAGCGCCAAACCACCGGCTCTTTCGATTCCTGCTCCAGAAGAAGCGGCGGTTCCTCAAACGCCCCCGACCCCCAAGGGACCAACGCTCGCGGAACTCAACAACTTGGCCGATGATGTCGCGAACATTCAGCGCGAAATCTTGCAAACCCAGCAACAAGCCAAGCTCGCCTTCGAAGAACGGAATCAGCTACAGCTTTTCCTCACCTCGGCAGAAACCACGCTCAACGAAAAGCAAAACGAACTCGAAACCGACAAACAACAAGCGGTAGCCCAGCAGCGAGAGTTGCTAGAAACCTCTCGCCAGTTGGATACGCTTTACGATCAAATCGAAGGGATTAGCAAATATCGCCCTGAAGTTAAAGAGCTGGCCCATTACCCAACCCCGCTCGCGAAAACCGTTTTCGGCAAGGAAGAGCACTTCCGCCTGAAGAATGGTCGTATCTCGTACGTTCCGATGGATCGCCTGGTCGAAGGCATGAAGAACGACGCCAGCAGCCATCTGGGCCGGGCGAAACGGGACGGCACAGCCACGTCTCGCATTGGTCCCATGAATGGGTACGTCATGGAATACACGCTCATCAGCCGGGCCTACCAAATGGAAACTTCGATGGGTACAGCCACTCGGGGTGGTGTTGAACTGAAGCAGTTCATTTTGGTTCCCGAGTCGGACCTCCTCGGCGAACCGGTCGAGGACGCGCTCAAACCGGGCTCGCGCTTTCGCGATATCATCGCGTCGCTCGATCCGGCCCGAACGACTATCACGATCTGGACCTACCCGGACAGTTATCATCAATTTCGCAGCGTTAGAGACGACCTATACCAAATCGGCTTTACCACGGCTGCTCGTCCCTTACCAACAGACTATCCCATTGGTGGTAGCCCGCAAGGGGAACGGTCGTCGTCGCAATAGGGCCGATACTTTACAATGGGGATTTATTTCGCGACGCTATCCCCTGTGCCTCTATGAATCCGACCGTCCAACAGCTAACCGACTGGGACAAACGCTACGTGTGGCATGCCTTCACGCAAATGGCCTGCTACGAACCTCTGATCATCGAGTCGGCAGAAGGGTGCGAACTGATCGACATCGAAGGACGCCTCCTCCTGGATGGTGTCAGCAGTATGTGGTGTAACGTACATGGCCACTGCCATCCCGCGATCAACGCGGCAATCACAGAGCAATTAAACAACGTCGCTCACGTAACGAACCTTGGTTGTTCAAATAGCACCGCGATTCGCTTAGCCAAGCGACTAGCGGACCTCACCCCGGGCGATCTCAATCACAGCTTCTTCTGCAGCGATGGCGCTTCGGCCTTGGAAGTCGCTCTTAAGCTTGCCTTTCAATATTGGCACCAGTGCGATAGCCCGCAGCCAAAGAAGACAAGCTACATCGGCTTCGAGGACGCTTATCATGGCGACACCATCGGCACGATCAGTGTGGGTGGCATCGACCAGTTCAATGCCGTGTTCAAACCGCTGATGTTTCCCGTTAAACGGCTGCCGATCCCTGACCGCCGCGTTCCTGCGGAAGCCTCCGCTTGTGCTCATCACCTCCGCCTTCTCGAAGAAACACTCCAACAGCATCACGAGACCATCGCGGCCGTCGTCATCGAACCGCTCGTCTTGGGAGCTGCTGGGATGATCGTTCAGCCAGCTGGTTATTTGAAAGGGGTGCGGGAACTTACCCAAAAATACAACGTCCTCATGATCGCGGATGAAGTTGCCGTAGGACTAGGCCGCACCGGCAAGATGTTTGCCTGCGAACACGAGGAAGTGATCCCAGACATTCTCTGCCTAGGCAAAGGGCTTAGCGGAGGCTACCTCCCCATGAGTGCAGCCATCGCCACCACCGAAATTTGGAACGCTTACCTAGGTGATTTTGGCGAAGCCAAGCAGCTCTGCCACGGGCACACCTTCGGCGGCAACCCTTTGGGCGCGGCCGCCTCGTTAGCGACATTAGACCTATTCGAAACCGAACAAACCCTAGCTCAATTACCAGCCAAGATATCTCGAATTTCCGAGCATCTGACCAAGCTAAAAGAACATCCTCACGTAGGTGATGTCCGCCAGTGTGGGATGATTGCTGCTGTGGAATTGGTGCGAGACAAAGCCAGCGGCGAACACTTTCTCTGGACCGATCGCCATGGCCATCAGGTTTGTCAGTTCGCACTTAACCATGGCGTTTGGATTCGTCCACTGGGCGATGTGCTGGTAATTATGCCCCCGCTGTCGGTTTCGCTTGATCAAATCGACAAGCTGTGCGAGGTTATCGCGGCGGGAATTCACCACGTGACGCAAGCGAAGGATCTCACTTAATGCGTGACTATCGCTACCTCTTGATTCAGATTCGCGATGCCGACGACCCAATTCGCGAGCAAGAGATCGCCTGCTTTGCGGCTGCTCTCGATTGCCCCACCGCTTCGCTGCAAGTGTTCGATCTGTTAACGACCGAGCTTACTTCCTCTCATTTGGAGGCCTGCGATATGGTCGTCATCGGCGGCTCAGGCCGATACAGCGTGACCAGCGAAGCCCCTTGGCTACACACCGCTTTGGCAAGCTTGCGGTTTCTGCTTTCCAGCGGCAAACCAACGTTTGCCTCGTGCTGGGGTTTTCAAGTATTAGCAAGAGCAGCCGGCGGCAAAGTTGTGCACGACTTGGAACATGCAGAGCTCGGCACCCACCGAGTCTTCCTAACCGACGCGGGAAAGGAAGACCCACTCTTTTCTCAGCTACCCGAGTCGTTTCTGGCCTACATGGGCCACGAGGACCGCGTTGTCGAACTTCCCCCCGGCACAACCCTGCTCGCCACGAATTCGCAAGTGGCCCAGCAGGCATTTCGCTTTAACGATCTGCCCATCTATTGCACGCAGTTCCATCCTGAGTTAACTCTGTCGACATTGCACGAGCGGATCGAAGCGTATCCCGAATACTGCGAACGGATTGCCCGAATTCCGTTCGACGTTTTCCGCCGCCAATGCGAAGCCGCCCCAGAAAGTGAATCGATTTTGCGCCGATTCACGAGGCTACTCCTATCTTAGGGAATCATCTCCCACCCGGTTTATTCCGCACAATCGAGAGATCTGATGCAATTGTACTGTGGAATGATGCATCATCGACTGACAAAGGCATCTACGTTTCTGGGTTAACCTACGCTTGATCTCAGACGTTGGCGTAGCAAAAGGTGCGCTAATACTGAACGTTCAAACGAACTCAGGGGCAACCAGTTTCGATGGAAAGCAGCTTTCACATCCGGGAAGGCAGTTTGAATAACAACCAGCCTTTTGCGTTGTACCGACTATTTTTGCCGGTAATGATCGCGGTCTGGATTGGATTGATTGGAATTGGTTTCATTACCTTGTTGGCCTACCAAAACACATCCGGTCAAGCCACCGATTCTCAGCTGGCTTGGCCCAACTCGACCTATATTCATCGCGACTCGAAACGTTGCAATTTATTACTGTTTCTCCATCCACGATGTACTTGTTCGCTGGCGACCTTAAAGGAGCTCGCACGGCTGCAAACACATTGCCAAGACAAGCTGGCCATTCAGATTGTCTTGTTTCAACCTTCCCATGCGGATCATGACTGGCTTGATTCGCAAACTGTCGATTTGGCGAATCAAATTCCCAAGACATACACAATTATCGATAAAGACGGAGTCGAGGCAACACGCTTTGGAGCAACCACTTCAGGTCAAGTCATTTTGTTCGCCCCCAATGGCAAGCGCGTCTTCAGTGGAGGCATTACCCCTTCTCGTGCCCATGAAGGAGATAACCTGGGCAGCCAAGCGATCGAAGCGTACGTTTGCCGTGGAGACCTCTCCGTCGATCAAACAAAAGTCTTTGGCTGCCCTCTGCTTGGCCCCGGAGAGAGGTCGTATCCCGAGCCGAGGACTCTAAATGATCGCGCTGAGTGAAAACCGCCCGATCAACGATCGAGCACGGGAACTATTAGAAGAGCATCGTACAGCGATCTATCGGCGGACAGATCGTATGTTCGCTTGGCTGATGCTCTTTCAATGGGTTGCCGGCCTGATCATCACGCTCTGGATTTCGCCACACACCTGGGAGGGAGAAGAGAGTTATGTCCACCCTCATGTTTGGACGGCTCTATTTTTAGGTGGCTTGATCTGCAGTTTGCCGATCATGCTGGCCTGGATTGCTCCAGGGAAAGCTGTCACGCGTTATACGATTGCCGTGGGACAAGCCCTAGCCTCGTCACTGCTCATTCACTTAATGGGCGGACGCATAGAGTCGCATTTTCACGTATTTGGCTCGCTGGCTTTCCTGGCCTTCTATCGTGATTGGTCTGTGTTGGTCGTTGCTTCGCTGGTTATTGCCGCTGATCACTTCTTCCGTGGACTGGTCTGGCCGGAATCGATCTATGGTGTTTCGATTTACGGTTGGCAGCGATCCTTAGAACACACCACTTGGGTGGTATTCGAGGACATTTTCCTCCTTTACACCATCATGCAAAGCTGCCGCGAGATGACGGTGATCGCCAATCGTCGTGCCGAAATGGAACGGATGCAAATCCAAGTCGAACGCGAGGTGACCGAGCGAACTCGTGAGATCGAACTGCAACGTCTCGTCCTGGAAGAATCGCACCAACGCCTGCAGCGTCAAACGGACGAACTGCGTCTCGCGATCGAAGCTGCTGAAGGAGCCAACCGAGCCAAGAGTGCATTCCTTGCCAACATGAGCCACGAAATCCGTACGCCTCTTACCGCCATCCTTGGTTTCGCCGATTTACTCCTTGAAACAGGAGATATCGGCAAAGCACCGATAGAGCGCGTGGAAGCGATTGATACAATCCGCCGAAACGGAGCGCACCTGGTTTCGCTCATCAACGATCTGCTTGACCTCTCGAAGATTGAAGCGGGGAAATTTCAGGTCGAGCATCTACCCTGTTCACTTCATCGTCTGATTGCCGACCTGGGCCAACTGATGCACGTTCGCCTGGAAGAAAAGAAGCTGACCTTCTCGGTCGATTATCTTGGCCCCATACCCGCGATGATTCAAACCGATCCCACTCGGTTACGGCAGGTATTGATGAACCTGTTGAGTAATTCCATCAAGTTCACTACTCCCAAGGGCAAAATCAAAGCTCTGGTTAGCCTGGTCGGTCGCGGCAACGATTGTAAAGTTCAGATCGATCTCTCGGATACCGGTATTGGCATTTCCGACGAGATGCGTGAAAAACTCTTCCAGCCGTTTACCCAAGGAGATGGTTCGATGTCACGCAGGTTCGGTGGAACCGGCTTGGGGCTGACGATCAGCAAACAATTCGCCCATTTACTAGGAGGCGATCTGGTCATTCTCGATACCTCGCCACGCGGTACGACCTTTCGCTTGACCATCGATCCTGGCCCACTACAAAACGCGAAGCTAGAACAACCAGACAAATTAATCGAGCAGCAGCGTCAGCCGCCGCGCAAGCTTGCCGAGTTGAAAGACGTGTTAGCTAACTTGCATATTCTGTTGGTTGAGGATGGGCCCGACAACCAACGGCTGATTTCCTTCCTGCTTAAGAAGGCAGGTGCTACCATCGAAATCGCCGAAAATGGGTTACTTGGCTACGAAGCGGCTACCCATGCCTCACACGTCGGCCAGCCATTCGATGTCATCTTAATGGACATGCAAATGCCGATCATGGATGGTTACGCTGCGGTAACGAAACTTCGTGCCGAGGGGTACTCCGGCCCCATAATTGCCCTAACTGCCCATGCCATGGCAGAAGATCGCAACCGCTGTATTGAAGTGGGATGTACCGACTACACCACCAAGCCCGTCGATCGAGAAAAGCTAATCGATCTAATTCGCTTCCACACCCATACGCCTTCGGTCTCTTGATCGCTGCATCGGTTATTCGCTACGAGACCGGCTTCTTGCGTCCTAAGAAGTAAGCCACCGGCAAACCAGCCGCAATCGTCAGCAGGCTTAAAAAAGTTGTGGGCAACTTGGGCGAATCGGCCTGTAAGCCCTCGATATCTTGCATGACGCCGGTACTTAAAATCCAGATCATGAGGGCCAGGTAGAGCAGTGGCGGCAAGGGATAAAACGGCATCCGAAAAGGATGCGGCAAGTCTTTTCGCGCTCTCAGCGGAAAGATACTAGCCACCACCAGTCCAGAGATCACCGCCAAACCGATGGCGGTGTAGTTTAAGATGCTGAGAAATGGCCCGGACCAAGCCAGCCCTATCGCGATAACACCTTGAACGATAATCGCCGCGACTGGGGTTTCTCGCTCGCTATGCAAATTCGCGGCGAAGCGAGGAAACGCTCCATCGTGCGCCATTGCGAAAGCAATCCGTGGGCCGGAAAGCATGTAGGCACTCACCGATGCCAACATACCTACTCCCAACAAAAGCGATACCGCGCCACCCACTTCGCGGCCAAACAGTTGTTCAGCCGCTAATTGCGCAACCGGTGTTACTTCGTCGTACGACAACTCGGTCATCATCCGTGGATTCAGGGCATACACATACGTCAGGTTCACCAGCAGATACAAAATAACTACCGTCGCACAGCCGGCAATCAAACTTTTGGGTAACAGCTTTTCTGGTTCGCGCACCTCGCCGGCAACATACGCCGCCGCATTCCAACCGGTGTACGCATAGCTGACATAAATTAACCCAACTCCCAGCGTGAAAAACTCACTCGAACTAGGCACATGGCTTTGCGCAAAGTGCGTCCAATCACCTTGGCCGAAGCTAAGCCCTAAGACGACCAAGCCAGTCAGCAGCGAGATTTTGAGCAACGTCGACGCGACCTGCATGCCAGAACTCTCGCGATGTCCCAGGGCATGTACGATCATCAGAAAGAGAATAAACAGCGTAGCCACAAGCGGCTCGATGTATTCTATTGGTAGTTCCCAATTCGCTCGTTGCAGCCACGGCATGACCGGAATCAACAAGTAGTTGGCCGCGAGCCTTCCCACAACCGCAGTCGGGGCAGCGAAGCCGAGAACGAACGTCGCCCAGCCCACCACAATGCCAGCCTCTCGCCCAAATGCCTCGCGGACAAACAGATAGTCGCTGCCCGCTTTGGGAAGCCTTGTTGCCAGTTCAGCAATCGTGACCGTGCCACATAAAGCGAGAATGCCACCGAGCGTCCAAATCGCCATGAGCCCAGCCGGATTGGCCGTATCTTTCAGCGTGAAACCGGACGAGGTCAGAATCCCCGCCCCTACCATACTGGCGACTACGAGAAAATAAGCCGACCAGAAACCAAATTTTCGCGGCTGCTTTGCGGTTGGGAGAACCTCAGCCTCCGAGAGATTGTTGGGCGCGGCGTTGTCTTCTTCAGGTGATTCAAATGGATTATGCGTCATCGGATAAAACGAGTTGCTCCTCAGCATATCGTGACGCACGCTGGTGAGCACTCGCTTACCACTTGATCGTGACGCCGTCGTCGACTTTCAATCCTAGAAACTTGGCAGCACTATCCCCAATCAAAGACAGCTCTAAAAAACCACTCTTGCCCAAGATCGCGACATAAGTCATCTCAGGCTGCTCATGGTCGGCAGGATAAATGCCCAGCGTCGTATGTCCCCCACATTCAATCGAAGTCCGATCGTCTCTCGGAATATCTTCTAGCCGGGCATGATCCAAATCGGTAATAGCATCGCCCGAATCGGATATCGAAACAACTTTTCCGGAGATGCGACTCGGCACGTTGACTTATTCCTAATGCGGGGAGGAGGAGGAATGTTGGGAGCGATTCTATCCACCTTTGCGCAGTTCGCCAAGCATCTTGTGGGGTTTAAGGGGGGATAACTTCCCAATCACATGAAATCGCACCCGATCTTCACCGGCATCCCAGGCCGAATACCGTACTTTTGGGCGGCATCCCCCTGAGCAATCGATATCTCTAATTGCCCAGAAGAACCAAACAAGGCCACCAACGCGCCAGGCTCACGCTCTCCATAGGTCGAAACAAGGCCGGAAATAACGTGTCCCGCTACCTCAATATGAATCGATTGCGGGTTCCAATCTTCAGGGATGTCTCGCGCAAAGATGTTCGTTACCCCGTTGCCAAACGAATCGACGTAGACAAATTGCCCATGGATTTCATTTCCTTCAAAAGACGCCAAGATGCTTGCGGCTTTCTCCTGAGTTATCAAAGGCACATCCAATCGATCCCCCAAGCTTTCTAAAGGAACCCCTCGGACCAGATGCGCAGCGACAGGCGCCATGATGTCGCGTCCATGAAAAGTACTCGACCATCGCTCGCCGAAGTAAACCTGATTGGAAATCTCGAACACGTCCTCGACCTGATATCGTGCCGCCACCACATCCAACAAACCATTGTGCGGCGCAATGATCACTTGCCCATGAGCTACCGCTGCCACGATCTTCCGCGCGGTTCCCACTCCGGGATCGACGACCACAACGTGGACCGTTCCAGGCGGAAAAGCCTCGACGGCTCGCAGAAGCACCCAACTGGCCTGAGCAATGTTTTGCGGAGCAATACTATGGGTCACGTCCACCAACTTGGCTTCGCGGGAAATCATGTGAGCCGCCACTTTCATCTCGGCCACATAGAACGAGTCGGCCTGAAAGTCGGTTGTCAGTGCGATGATTCCGTCTGGGATGAACATACGTTAGCTTGAAGTATCTAAGGGTTTCGCTATCAACAGGAGGAGCGTGCCGTGCGATAACCAAAGTTCACACTCACGAATCCCGGCATGGGCCTGAGGATATCGTTCTAACGTACACTTAGCAAACACTTCTTTTCGAGATAAAGATGAACGATGTGAATCCCTTTGAATCGCCCTCGGCAGATACCTCTGCCCTGTCACCAACTACGGGCGATGCTTGGATTCGCGTACACCGCCCAGCGCAGTATCAAGATTACCTGCGGGCATATTGGATCAATATCGATGGCCAGAAGCGGGAAAAGATAAGCGTCCGCGAGACCGTGACTATCCCGGTTGAATCAGGCGACGTGCTGGTCGGGGCATCGGTTGACTGGGCCAAGGCACAACCGCTGCTAGTAACCATAAAACCGGGAGAAGCCATCGACGTGGAGGTTCGCGGAGCCCTGCGAGGATGGAAAATCCTTCTCGCTTCATATTATGTGCTCTTCCGCTCAGGCCACTGGCTAGAACTTCAGCGTGTTGGCCACGACAAATCGTCTAGCACAGCAGCTTATTCGTAGCGGACGAACTACATATCCTTCACCAATTCGATGCACTTCGCACGGAAGGTGCCGGGGTCGATGTTAGGGTTCTTCTTTTTGGCCTGACCAATCAGCGCTCCGACCGCTTTCTGAACGCCATTCTTCAGATCTTCGACTGCCTTGGGATTGGCCAGTAAGACCTCCCGAGCCAGGTCATCGATTGCCGAATCATCGACCTTCTCGATCCCCATCTCTTTCATGATCGCAGGGGCATCTTTGTCGCTATCGAGCATCTGAGTGAAGACATCTTTGGCACGCGTGGTGTCGATCTCTTTATCCATGATCGCCTTGAGTAGCGTAGCTAGGCGTTCGACCGTAATCGGGAACTGCTCGAATTCGAGATCACGTTCCTTTAGCACCCGCAGCACATCTTGCTGCACCCAGTTGCTGGCCATCTTGGGATCGCCTGACTTGAGCGCGAGGGCTTCGTAGTAGTCGACGGCAACACGCCCTTGATTGACGATCACATCGGCATCGTATTCCGGAATGCCGAAGCCATCGTGCAGACGTTCGCGAATCGCCATTGGCAGCTCGCACAACGATTGTTGCACCGCTTCGACTTCTTCTTGCGTCGTAATCACCGGGGCCAAGTCAGGCTCGGGGAAATAGCGATAGTCGCTCGATTCTTCCTTCTCGCGTTGCGGGCGAGTCACCTGGGCCTGATCGTCCCAGCCACGCGTTTGTTTGGGGGCATCGCCGATCGTCTTACCGTCATCCTTCCACGCTTCGTATTGCCGCT
The window above is part of the Bremerella cremea genome. Proteins encoded here:
- the bioA gene encoding adenosylmethionine--8-amino-7-oxononanoate transaminase, with the protein product MNPTVQQLTDWDKRYVWHAFTQMACYEPLIIESAEGCELIDIEGRLLLDGVSSMWCNVHGHCHPAINAAITEQLNNVAHVTNLGCSNSTAIRLAKRLADLTPGDLNHSFFCSDGASALEVALKLAFQYWHQCDSPQPKKTSYIGFEDAYHGDTIGTISVGGIDQFNAVFKPLMFPVKRLPIPDRRVPAEASACAHHLRLLEETLQQHHETIAAVVIEPLVLGAAGMIVQPAGYLKGVRELTQKYNVLMIADEVAVGLGRTGKMFACEHEEVIPDILCLGKGLSGGYLPMSAAIATTEIWNAYLGDFGEAKQLCHGHTFGGNPLGAAASLATLDLFETEQTLAQLPAKISRISEHLTKLKEHPHVGDVRQCGMIAAVELVRDKASGEHFLWTDRHGHQVCQFALNHGVWIRPLGDVLVIMPPLSVSLDQIDKLCEVIAAGIHHVTQAKDLT
- a CDS encoding type 1 glutamine amidotransferase → MRDYRYLLIQIRDADDPIREQEIACFAAALDCPTASLQVFDLLTTELTSSHLEACDMVVIGGSGRYSVTSEAPWLHTALASLRFLLSSGKPTFASCWGFQVLARAAGGKVVHDLEHAELGTHRVFLTDAGKEDPLFSQLPESFLAYMGHEDRVVELPPGTTLLATNSQVAQQAFRFNDLPIYCTQFHPELTLSTLHERIEAYPEYCERIARIPFDVFRRQCEAAPESESILRRFTRLLLS
- the gatB gene encoding Asp-tRNA(Asn)/Glu-tRNA(Gln) amidotransferase subunit GatB; protein product: MSDDYEIIIGLEVHVQLATKTKLFCRCSTKFGAAPNTQTCPVCLGMPGSLPVMNREAFQLGLKTACALNLNVPRFTKWDRKNYYYPDLPKGYQISQFDLPMSEDGYLAISDPKQQFEPKKVGIIRAHLEEDAGKSMHDEAAGKADTRVDLNRTGTPLLEIVSQPDMRSPLEAKAYLNELKLILTYLGVSDCNMQEGSLRVDANVNLHIKNDGPKKIATPIVEIKNMNSFRAVERAIAYEAERQYEAWKDDGKTIGDAPKQTRGWDDQAQVTRPQREKEESSDYRYFPEPDLAPVITTQEEVEAVQQSLCELPMAIRERLHDGFGIPEYDADVIVNQGRVAVDYYEALALKSGDPKMASNWVQQDVLRVLKERDLEFEQFPITVERLATLLKAIMDKEIDTTRAKDVFTQMLDSDKDAPAIMKEMGIEKVDDSAIDDLAREVLLANPKAVEDLKNGVQKAVGALIGQAKKKNPNIDPGTFRAKCIELVKDM
- a CDS encoding ATP-binding protein, whose amino-acid sequence is MIALSENRPINDRARELLEEHRTAIYRRTDRMFAWLMLFQWVAGLIITLWISPHTWEGEESYVHPHVWTALFLGGLICSLPIMLAWIAPGKAVTRYTIAVGQALASSLLIHLMGGRIESHFHVFGSLAFLAFYRDWSVLVVASLVIAADHFFRGLVWPESIYGVSIYGWQRSLEHTTWVVFEDIFLLYTIMQSCREMTVIANRRAEMERMQIQVEREVTERTREIELQRLVLEESHQRLQRQTDELRLAIEAAEGANRAKSAFLANMSHEIRTPLTAILGFADLLLETGDIGKAPIERVEAIDTIRRNGAHLVSLINDLLDLSKIEAGKFQVEHLPCSLHRLIADLGQLMHVRLEEKKLTFSVDYLGPIPAMIQTDPTRLRQVLMNLLSNSIKFTTPKGKIKALVSLVGRGNDCKVQIDLSDTGIGISDEMREKLFQPFTQGDGSMSRRFGGTGLGLTISKQFAHLLGGDLVILDTSPRGTTFRLTIDPGPLQNAKLEQPDKLIEQQRQPPRKLAELKDVLANLHILLVEDGPDNQRLISFLLKKAGATIEIAENGLLGYEAATHASHVGQPFDVILMDMQMPIMDGYAAVTKLRAEGYSGPIIALTAHAMAEDRNRCIEVGCTDYTTKPVDREKLIDLIRFHTHTPSVS
- a CDS encoding SAM hydrolase/SAM-dependent halogenase family protein — its product is MFIPDGIIALTTDFQADSFYVAEMKVAAHMISREAKLVDVTHSIAPQNIAQASWVLLRAVEAFPPGTVHVVVVDPGVGTARKIVAAVAHGQVIIAPHNGLLDVVAARYQVEDVFEISNQVYFGERWSSTFHGRDIMAPVAAHLVRGVPLESLGDRLDVPLITQEKAASILASFEGNEIHGQFVYVDSFGNGVTNIFARDIPEDWNPQSIHIEVAGHVISGLVSTYGEREPGALVALFGSSGQLEISIAQGDAAQKYGIRPGMPVKIGCDFM
- a CDS encoding SAM hydroxide adenosyltransferase yields the protein MPSRISGKVVSISDSGDAITDLDHARLEDIPRDDRTSIECGGHTTLGIYPADHEQPEMTYVAILGKSGFLELSLIGDSAAKFLGLKVDDGVTIKW
- a CDS encoding APC family permease produces the protein MRHDMLRSNSFYPMTHNPFESPEEDNAAPNNLSEAEVLPTAKQPRKFGFWSAYFLVVASMVGAGILTSSGFTLKDTANPAGLMAIWTLGGILALCGTVTIAELATRLPKAGSDYLFVREAFGREAGIVVGWATFVLGFAAPTAVVGRLAANYLLIPVMPWLQRANWELPIEYIEPLVATLFILFLMIVHALGHRESSGMQVASTLLKISLLTGLVVLGLSFGQGDWTHFAQSHVPSSSEFFTLGVGLIYVSYAYTGWNAAAYVAGEVREPEKLLPKSLIAGCATVVILYLLVNLTYVYALNPRMMTELSYDEVTPVAQLAAEQLFGREVGGAVSLLLGVGMLASVSAYMLSGPRIAFAMAHDGAFPRFAANLHSERETPVAAIIVQGVIAIGLAWSGPFLSILNYTAIGLAVISGLVVASIFPLRARKDLPHPFRMPFYPLPPLLYLALMIWILSTGVMQDIEGLQADSPKLPTTFLSLLTIAAGLPVAYFLGRKKPVS